From a region of the Vicia villosa cultivar HV-30 ecotype Madison, WI unplaced genomic scaffold, Vvil1.0 ctg.001438F_1_1, whole genome shotgun sequence genome:
- the LOC131635143 gene encoding uncharacterized protein LOC131635143 encodes MSLVSFALTGAGFILIGSLQSLLTSQSNKLNKLFHITLSIFTSFITLSSIISILISHTSNDAVALPLHLQTLPISSLFLIHSLLSLFLPFLPSPLLNLIIAFGFAEEFLLFYLQRKDPTGIENRYYDLLLVPIAVCVFSTLLELGSYESNVPKLGRGIGLILQGTWFVQMGLSLFSSNFVAEGCNLHSVSKGNYSLRCKGHPEYHRARAIATLQFNCHLALMVVVLVAFYSFTCGKIGDLGRNSTEGLKYTPLGAEMHSLENSVENFTLDSDEEEEEEEVKDGNAGSEKVINGVNGNSSYH; translated from the coding sequence ATGTCACTCGTTTCTTTCGCCCTAACAGGCGCAGGTTTCATCCTCATAGGCTCTCTCCAATCCCTCCTAACTTCCCAAtccaacaaactcaacaaactcTTCCACATCACTCTCTCAATCTTCACCTCTTTCATCACACTATCCTCCATCATTTCGATTCTCATCTCCCACACCTCAAACGACGCCGTTGCGTTACCGCTTCATCTCCAAACCCTACCAATCTCATCACTCTTCCTAATCCACTCACTCCTCTCACTCTTTCTCCCTTTTCTCCCTTCGCCTCTGCTTAACCTAATCATCGCATTCGGTTTCGCCGAAGAGTTTCTCTTGTTTTATCTTCAACGAAAAGATCCTACCGGAATCGAGAATCGGTATTACGATCTGTTGTTAGTTCCTATTGCTGTTTGTGTTTTCTCTACTTTGCTTGAATTGGGATCTTACGAATCGAATGTCCCGAAATTGGGACGGGGAATCGGGCTTATTTTGCAAGGGACTTGGTTTGTTCAAATGGGATTGTCTCTGTTTTCTTCCAATTTTGTTGCGGAAGGGTGTAATTTGCATTCTGTTAGTAAAGGGAATTATAGTTTGAGATGTAAGGGGCATCCTGAGTATCATAGAGCTAGAGCGATTGCGACGCTGCAGTTTAATTGTCATCTTGCTCTTATGGTTGTTGTGCTTGTTGCTTTTTATTCGTTTACTTGTGGCAAAATCGGAGATTTGGGTCGTAATTCGACTGAGGGTTTGAAGTATACGCCGCTTGGTGCTGAGATGCATTCTTTGGAGAATTCCGTGGAGAATTTTACGTTGGATtctgatgaggaggaggaggaggaggaggttaaGGATGGTAATGCGGGTAGCGAGAAGGTGATCAATGGTGTTAATGGTAATTCTTCTTATCATTGA
- the LOC131635152 gene encoding uncharacterized protein LOC131635152: MAVNAYSRRIREIIVMPQGSHIPFTARLMFDCTNNMAEYEACIMGLEEAIDLRIEILDVYGDSALVVHQIKGEWETRHPGLIPYRDYARRLLTFFNKVEFHHIPREENQMADTLATLASMYQVKFPNEAPQITIMRLDRPAHVFAVEAVTDDKLWFYDIKPGASSKDRRTLRRLCGNFFLTGDVLYKRNFDMVLLMKDLLALTPMDMQWKEKC; the protein is encoded by the coding sequence ATGGCTGTTAACGCTTACAGTCGAAGAATTAGGGAAATCATTGTTATGCCACAAGGTTCTCACATACCATTTACTGCAAGACTAATGTTCGACTGCACCAATAATATGGCAGagtacgaagcttgtatcatgggactaGAGGAAGCCATTGATCTTAGAATCGAGATTCTGGATGTGTATGgagattctgctctagttgtccatcagatcaaaggagaatgggagacTCGTCATCCTGGTctaattccttacagagattatgcccgAAGACTGCTGACCTTCTTCaataaagttgaattccaccacatacCTCGTGAGGAAAATCAAATGGCAGATACATtggctactttggcttccatgtatCAAGTGAAGTTTCCAAATGAAGCTCCCCAAATTACAATCATGCGTCTAGATAGACCAGCTCATGTATTCGCCGTTGAAGCAGTCACAGACGATAAGCTGTGGTTTTATGATATCAAACCTGGGGCATCTAGCAAAGACAGAAGAACTTTGAGAAGGTTGTGTGGTAATTTCTTCCTAACTGGGGATGTGCTCTACAAAAGAAACTTTGACATGGTGTTgctcatgaaggatcttttggcacTCACGCCAATGGACATGCAATGGAAAGAAAAATGTTAA
- the LOC131635151 gene encoding uncharacterized protein LOC131635151, translating to MHKYIDRIVNEVGDSNCGFWAVSALLGKGEDAHELFRHDLIKELVNHKDSYTRVFGDETKFESVNETLVPWGGAYAPVSHWIRFPDMGHLIASAYDIVCIDLTRCGFSETFFSLRTTPPTNLIDRIICVRWLAKSRHFVQVYLKPGCPIPPTSPKWTLYHTEFADTWPDRFVDRMHAFERLNNTEKESNAKKSRLEPPIDLVSDSSFDVFM from the coding sequence ATGCATAAATATATCGACCGGATCGTCAATGAGGTGGGGGACAGTAATTGCGGATTCTGGGCCGTATCGGCTTTGCTTGGTAAGGGAGAGGATGCCCATGAGCTTTTCCGTCATGATCTTATCAAAGAATTGGTGAACCATAAAGACTCGTACACGCGGGTATTTGGAGACGAAACCAAATTTGAATCGGTAAACGAGACTCTTGTTCCTTGGGGTGGTGCTTACGCACCGGTTTCGCATTGGATAAGATTCCCGGACATGGGGCATCTTATTGCATCCGCATATGACATCGTATGCATTGACTTGACGCGTTGCGGTTTTTCAGAAACCTTTTTTTCGCTCCGCACGACACCTCCTACAAATCTAATTGATCGTATTATATGTGTTAGATGGCTCGCCAAATCGCGtcattttgtacaagtttacttgaaaccgggATGCCCCATACCACCTACTTCACCGAAATGGACACTTTATCACACCGAATTTGCCGATACGTGGCCAGACCGTTTTGTGGATAGGATGCACGCTTTTGAAAGGTTGAACAACACCGAGAAGGAATCGAACGCCAAAAAGTCAAGATTAGAACCTCCAATAGATTTAGTCAGTGATAGCTCTTTTGATGTATTTATgtag